The Bactrocera dorsalis isolate Fly_Bdor chromosome 2, ASM2337382v1, whole genome shotgun sequence region taaaaaagtttgaaaatatgcgcatatgtagatatatatgtatatacatacttacatacatacatatgtgtacatatttatgtatatataaatatgtaagtatttgtaCCTCTACATAAGTATCTGTCCTTTCGTGTTTCCATATTTGCAGACATATTCTTTTAAAGTCATTTTCGTTCTTACACCGTTACGCAACATTTAAATACGAAATGTGCGCGCTAAGCAATAAAATACACTACAACTTCTCCATTAACACTTCGGTGCTGTGCAGACATACTTACATGCACACGCAGTTAAAGTAAAGCAGCTAGAAAATCAAAGCCAAAGGGTATATTCAGTAAAGGGGAAATACCCTCTCACATACTGAGGCCAAACGTTTAGCataattttcataagaaaacataaaagaccATCAAATGTTGTTGCTCAATTCTGCTGCGGTTTTGACGAACAACATTTTTACCTATTTTCCCGAAGTAGCGAATTTTGAAAACGGAACTAATTCTTGCACAACATcattatatacaataaaatttgcgtatatatgtacctaGAAAATAACTTTATATGTTGTATTATATATCtacttacaaatataaatacattgagtatacattcatacatttatataccaACGATTAGGTGCACAAATCTTTAGTTTAACCGTAGGCCGTTTAAAATCAATCAAAATGCAAAAAGGACAGTGCAGAAGCGTTTgtaacaaattcaaaaaacgaattttatatGTTGAAACCCACTGGAAAAGgaagataaataataaaaatgcaaggaaaaataatttaagtaaatgtttttattacttACAACTTTACCATACAACTTTTTTAAATcgtttttaattcttaaaaattcagcCACCACCTCCCATAttcaactacatatgtatatgttctacatacatatgtatgtgtgcgtataagTGCATACACAAATGaagtaaatattgtaaatatctCTAAAATTTTGTCTATATCCtccatatttatttccatacaTATATTCCCTTTCCTCTATTAAAAGGTTCCTATGCCGTTGTTCAGTGCCTTATTCTTCCGTTTCCGATTCAGGAAGTTACTTTCATATTTACCCACCAAAGTTATTTCGCGTACTTGGAGAGCGGCAACTCTACGCCCACTGTTAAACAGCTGTTTCatagcggcaacaacaaaatgatGCACAACATACAACACACCGTCAGCTACGTGGAATtgacaaaaactaaatttagaaTAATAAAGGCcgtatattggaaaaatggcaaTAAACACCACATCGGCGTGATTCTTAATCGCTAGCGTATTAGTGTAAATGTCAGGGAAACAATAGATTACCAATTAGTAGGAGAAATATAAAACAGTGTTAAGAAAGTTTCCTGGAGTCAAAGTTGTGCACAGGTGCCGTATTACACGGTTAAGCGTATCAGCAAAGATATGCCATTGTAAATTGTCTATGAAGATAGCATTGTGGAAATTTCGGGAATCAAATTGTGGATAATATGCCATTATGTAATTCAGTTAATTGATCATCAATACGTGCACCGTTAAACACGCTTCTTGCGTATTgctatttaaacaaataaatttggcTTTAAGCTTTACTTCATATCTCTTTAATTGGAAACATCGCCAACTAACATGGATTCGTTGTTGTTCCTGACGGCTGCGGCGCATCTGTTCTACACACCATTCACCAAAGTGGAGGAGAGTTTTAATTTACAAGCTATGCATGATATACTTTATTTAAGACAAAATTTTACGCAGGTTGGTTGTGTTATTTCAAATAAGTAATAGTAATTTGCAATACATTTCGACTTCTCACAGTATGATCATCATGATTTTCCCGGTGTGGTACCGCGCACCTTTCTCGGACCGCTTGTAGTCTCCATATTGTCCACGCCGTTTGTAATACTTTTTGAAACACTCAGCATGAATAAATTTTGGGCGCAGTATGttggtaaatatttataaaattaagtatatattaaaagttttttaatttaaatttttatttgctccaGTTCGTTTAGTGTTAGCCGCTGTGGTAACTGCTTCGTGGCATAATTTCCGTCGCGTGATAAGCAAACAGTTCGGCACTGACGTTCGCCTCTGGTTTACTATCATCACATTGACACagtttcatttcatattttatatgagTCGACCATTGCCTAATGTTATTGCATTGCCTGTGGGTAAGGTGTCACTACGTTATTATTTTATCTAgaaataagtaattaaaaacgTTTTGTATCTCTTTTTTAGTGTTGTATGCTCTCGCCTTTTGGTTAGAAGGTCAAACGAAACCCTTCATTATATGTTCCGGCATTGCAATATTGATATTTCGTTCAGAACTTTTAATATTCTTAGGCCTTCTGCTAGCATATGATGTGATTTTTCGCAAAGTTACTATGTCCAGGTAAGTTCGGCAAACACACACTACAAATCGTTATGTACAATCCAACCCAAacttttatgtttaaaaaatatgtgttaataCATTTACAGCGTACTAAAAATAGCATTACCCGCAGGTTTAGCTATTTTGGTCACAACAATTGTTTTGGACTCGTTTTTCTGGCGCCGCCTCTTGTGGCCGGAGGGTGAAGTGCTGTGGTACAACACTATATTGAATAAAAGCTCCGATTGGGGTGTAtcctttgaaatttaattttatttaatagttcGTTTAGCAACGCGTTCATAATCTTCTAAAACCCATGTTCCGTTATTATTTGGTTTTTCCTTCACTTATTTCTTTGAATTGCAGACTTCTCCGTTCTTATGGTATTTCTATTCAGCATTTCCACGCGCACTCGGCGCTTCAGTTGTTCTGGTGCCAATTGGTGTTTGTTTGGAACGGCGTATACGACCACTAGTGCTTGCGGCCTTGGCATTTGTGCTTATCTACTCAATACTGCCGCACAAAGAGTTGCGCTTTATTGTTTACGTGTTCCCTGTGCTGAATTTGGCGGCTGCTTGTGCCTGTTGCCGATTGTAAGTAAACTGTTATAtagtcaatttttttatttaaataatttatatacacttgtatttaatttttatagctgGCTAAATAGCGGGAAATCTGTGTGGCACCAAATACTGGCACTTGGTGCTGGTGcgcatttattaattaatatacttATAACGGTATTCCTTTTGGTTGTATCGAGTACCAACTATCCAGGTGGTGTGGCATTAACTCGTCTGCATCGTCTGGAAGCACAAACGCCTAATGTATCCGTGCATATAGCAAATTTAGCGGCACAAAGTGGAGTCTCACGATTTTTACAAATCCGCGATGACTGGCAGTAAGTTGCAAAAAATGcttaatacaaaattatatttaatatacatatgtacatatgtaattattttgctttttcagCTATTGTAAAAACGAATCGATAACTTATGATGCTGAGCAGATTCGTTATTACACACATCTCCTGGtggaagcaaaaaataaaaacaatgtgcAGCTGTGGTCCACACTGCAGAAAGAATTTGAAATTGTAGAGTTTGTCGATTGCTTCAATAATATTGGCATACAATATAGCTCATTTGTGCCAATTCGTATTAAAACCAAACCATGCTTAGCCATATTAAAGAGAATAAAACCACCTGTTGATGTCGAAACTAAAATAAAGACGAAAAGcgagaaaaaagcgaaaaagaagAGTAAAAAGTCAAACGAAATCGAAACCGTGGAAATCGTTCTTAACGAAGTTGTAGAAGATATAAAAGACACTGAAATGCCAAAAGACTTGCACAGCATTGAAAAGGCCCTAAATGAAACTATAGAAGACCCACAACAATTCGTAGAAGGAGAGAAAACCACACTGAACGATAAAATAGATGCAAAGGCTTCGCTGGAGGACGGTTATGTAGAGGACTGGACATTAGAGGTTGTAGACGATGAAACGTTCGAAGAACCAATTGAAAGGTCAGAAATGCAACCTTCTAGCGCTGAAAACCCTATCAAAGTGCACGAAGCTGTAGAAACATCAGCCCAGAAGTCGGACACTGACATACAATCAGAGGAAACTTCTGAGCAGCAAACAAAAGATATAAACTTCCATGAGCTGCATAATCTGGCGCTGGGCAAGGTGAATCGCAAAACTTtggcaacaaaacaaaagataCGCCAGTTAATCGAACAGCATTATCGTGCGAAGGGACGTCACGTTGAAAGCTCCGCCGAAAAGGTTGATAAACGTCCCGCCACTGCAGCGCGCCAAACGGTTAAGTCCATTATAAAGCAAGAACGCATCAAGGAGATGATCGAACAGATCGCGACAATGGATCTGACGCGCATTTGCGATCTGGAACATATTTCGACCAAAGACTGTCTAAAGCAGGTTATCGATAAACTGGACACTGATGATAAGTCAGCGCACagtaattgaaaaattgtggaacatttttgttttaaattaaggAGAGTTGTTTGCTAGCATAATGAGTGTTCGCTTcctcatttttatatttatgtaaaataagttaatgtttaccaaaaaaaaattacaaatgtcaataaattatatacattgcGAACATATGAATTTGCAACAGCAATCCAAGTAACGCCAGTCCCCATGTGGCACGATATAGCATTAGGTCTCGGCTGCCACCCTTCAGATGTATCGGTTTACCATCGTCCTTTTGGAAaagtttttgcatttgtttaattttttctaaaccaGGATTCGGTTTCTTGGATGGACCCGGACTTGGGCCACAAGAAGAGCCACTAGTCACTTTGCCTGGACCACTGGAAAATCTTGCCGCCAACTGTAATAAGTTGCGGCCGTTGCAACGGTACAGTGAAGGCTATAATAACATACAATCGATTCAAATGcattgaatattaaaatatatacgttTTATATATCTGCTTACATTAATCAATCTCAACATACTTTTCCAGGGATTTATTCTTTATATAATGAAGTTACGGCGACacgaaaacaataatttatttgaaatgtttagAAATAATGTGACCTTAATTTCAATGCCCATCttacaatataattttaatacctAACAGTTGACAAAAGTATACGCTGCAATCCAAAGTGGTTTTCCAAAAGTAGTTAAGTATCCGAAACTCATTCTGTCAGGATAATAAGCTAAGATGTGAGGTgaagtttaaagtttaaaatgaaaaataatatgtaataatgTATATTTGAACGCCGATTTAATGGCAATGATGAAACCAAAAAACCTCTGCTGCATGGAAtttataataccctttacatgtgcatttcttatagcataaagggGTATCAAAAATAAGTATCTTGAACTATGAGTTGTAATAGCACCATACCTACCCTcgactttttatttaaattaaaactgttTATATcttttgtattacatatatttccatGTTTTAAATGCATTTACGTGAATGTTTAGCTTTTGACATAAAACATTTATGGGTAGTTAAGACAATAGGAATTGCACTACTCCACCGTTCTGCAACTGTAaaacacatattatataaacagCTGTTATATAGTAATTAATTACACTTACCACAAAACAGgaaacatacacaaatacatccAAGTTAGTCATATGTTTTTATACTTTGAAAGcttaatttaaaacattaattacAGATGCGTAGATAGCCATTGTTGTTAAGCATTTAATCTTGGCTTTTTGGAACGCTCAAATCGTAGAACAGCTTCGCCATACCACCAATACCGGCCAAACTGAGAGCGACGGTTAAACGGTACAAAAGTTGATCGACAAATGATCCCTTAAGGAACACTGGTTTTCCATCGTGCTTTTGGAAATGCTCCTGCACCTTCTTCAGTTCGAAGTAGCCTTTCTCTACTTCATTCTTTGCTGCAGCACGGCGTGGAGCAGATGTGGTAAGTGTACGAACCACagtctgaaattaaaaaaaaatgtattaaatgattatgtttccaattaaaaattatttcatatttccaaAACAACCATCACAATTTAATGTAATAACATTACGTAATGTCGACAAAATGCACATGCAACAATCATTTTAAACAAacgaattttaattgtaacaaaAGAATAACCACATTTTTACTTACTCTGGATAAGTTTAGCATATTCTTAGAACtcatattttgtgttaattaattaaaaagccTCAAAGACTAAAAACTTTTCGATACTTTCGGCAGATAATTTGTGAGCAATAAGAATTTTCACAATTATGACAGAATTTTGACATTAGTGAAATGACTGGAAACTGGACATGCCAAGGGAATACTGGATATAGGGTTGCTCTGCACTGTACAAATACAGGGTGTTtttaaaagttaatataaaaatataaaatctgaAAACAGATTTATAGGACGTATTACGAAACTATAaaacaaatgtcaaaatattttgcttacttCTCATATAGTAGTCATATATAAATTGCTTTATTAgctttattataatattcaagaAACTCTCATTTTtggttgataaaaaaaaacttatatatatatgtatatacatataaatatatatgaatagttAAATATGGCATACAATTTTACCATATTACTGCATATCTTTTGTACCAGTACTTAATACAAATTTGGAGAAATTATCTTTGATTCCTTTTTATAGACCAGACAACAAAAAAACTTCGCACATATTGCTTTCATACAACAGATCAGTATTATCTATATAAAGACcagatataatataaaatttatatatataagtaaacatTGCACATATTTCGTAGTCGGTCTAACTTGGTGTGAACAGGTAACAAGGTTACAacaatgcaatgtaaaatgCAACCCTGTCATTCAGCGTTGAATTCATTTGCGTACAACTTGACTATTTTGACAGCCAGCAAAGATTTGTTTTCTTCAGTAGTTTTTTCACGATATTTCTGTATAGTTTTGTAAATGAAACATAAATTACAGTATTGAGAGTGGGTTTACGATTTCTatgaaataaaaggaaaaaaagatgCCGAAATATTATTGCGATTATTGTGACACATATTTAACACACGATTCTCCATCGGTGCGAAAAACACATTGCACCGGACGAAAGCATAGAGACAACGTTAAATTTTACTATCAGAAATGGATGGAGGAGCAGGCGCAACATTTGATCGATGCTACCACAGCTGCTTTTAAAGCTGGTAAGATTACACAAAATCCGGGCGTTGCGTTACCGCCTCCAAACATGGCACCACCTCCGCGACCAGGCCTAATGCCGGGTGCACCAGGCATGCCGCCCATGATGATGGGTCCACATGGAGCTATGCCACCGCCAATGATGGGTATGCGACCCCCTCCAATAATGGGACCGATGGGGCCAATGATGGGACCACCGCCGCCCTTGGGAGCTTTAGGTGTTCGACCACCTATGATGAATGGCCCTCCgccaaataaataacaaactaCTTTAAGCAAAAGAAGATAAGAGAGTAAACtgaaactttataaaaatttgtctaaacattatacttttcaaaataaagaatctaatttaatttcaactataatgattaaatatttttatataatttcatttgctGTATATCAACAAAATTGTGTCTATTTGACAAACAAGTCAAAGTGAAAGATATTAAGCTGAGTAGTAGTTTCCGTATATCGTAGTAAGTTGTTGGAGCCGCCGAAATCATTATTAGTCATGGATTGTCAACGCAGCAACATTCTACAAGTTTCTATACAAAGAAAACCCCTATTACTTTCGTTgagacaaacaaaaatttttacacttgttatTTATAATagtcaaatatatattttatcttaAAATGCACATCATTCTTACATGTCTATAACAGTATTAATACATTTACGACTAAAATtatgtgtttgaaattttaaaatgtatgaagaaaatataactaGTGATGCTGAGAAATTTAGCTAAAATGCTTGTTAATTGAACTAACCCAAAAAATCGGAGCGTTTACTGGGAGATGCCGTCACTGCTggcctttgttgttgtattgaagCTGTGATAACATTTTCAGATCGTTTGTACTCTCGATCGATTTCAGAGAGATCTAAATCGGCCTCAATTTCTAGTACCTAAAAGGAAatgcaataaaagtaaaaaaaaaatctagaaaattcattaaaacaatgtttatatttactttaatattaCATCCAACTTTTTTTCGAATCAACCAGTCTTCGTGAAGTTCGTGCAATTGTTTGATGTATTCAAGTGGCACGCATGCCTCTTCGGAACGAGCCCGCTTTCGTATACGTTCATAAACCACCTCAGGCGTTGTTCGCAAATAAACTGTAAAAATACAAACGACACAATTAGCGggattttttagaaatatataataagctCAGTCTTACCTATTAAATCggcttgtatgtgtgtaatgtCTTCAACATAGCTATACcattcttttaatatttcatacatGCCATCATGTATAAGGCCACCTTTGTGTAAATTCTCAACAAAGCAGTACCTTTTATATAAATCAATTGTCTCAGcacaaatcatatatgtatattaaaattatgtgtcAACTTACTTTGCACTGTATAAAGAGCGTTCGAGGATCTTAATTGGTTTGTCTGTAGGTTTTGTATGTCGCTCCAACATTGTCAGCATCACATATGATTGAAACGGCATTGCCCAACGGTCCGGATCAATATACATCAGTTCCTAAAATAACGTTTAAATAGATACTACATTGCTCCCACAAGTCAATTAGGGATTTACTAACCAATAAATTATATCCCTTAAAATTACGCCACTTCTCCACTGGCTCCGTCATCGCACATATTTTGTCTtcaaacttttgaaaatgtttgatGAATGTAGTCTTTCCACTGCCAATATTGCCTTCTATAAGGACGGTGAAGGGCTGTGTACCAACTCCGTATTTAGGAACTGCAGCATTAATTGGCTTGAGTGATGTCATAGTACCTAGTAAACGTTCTACAACAATAGTAATATATTTTGCTAGATGTTAAATATTGTTTCAATTCTGTatttcttcacaaatacaaagattaattattaaactattttaaaatgtCACGGTGAAATTTTCACAACTAATCCACTCCAATTTGCAGCTAATCTAGCACACTTCATAAAAAAGACTTGTAAAAACGCGCCAAATGTATCTTTCAAATACGATTTTGGGCGCACTTTCGGCTGTCGTGAGAATTCTCTGAATACCTATTGGCACATACACAAAGAAAAGAGCATAATGTTAATAACTTTTCTGGCAATTCTACAATAACATGTCTGAACATGTTTACCAAACAGCTGTTGACTTtcgtgtatacatatacatttgtgatTTCAACGATCcattaataatttgaatttatcGCGAATTTGTTACCAGTAGGTTTGTAGTAATAAAATGGCTGTCTTTGCTCCAACATTATTTTAACTTTGGGATATTCATGAATTAATTCAACTTGACACTGCTGAATAACAACTTACTTATAATTAAACGCTGCATTTTTTACATTCTTTATTACAGAATTTAACAAATCTTTGTCTTGTTTAAAAAAACTTCATATGCACAAATCCATATTTTGCAAAAGGTATAGGTTATTATTGCAATAATAACAAACCAACAGAAATGCACTGAACAGCTGTTTAGTATGTGAGAGAAATGTGTAATTTGTAAGCACTTTCAAATAGTGAACTCAGAGCAGAGAACGTAAatgatatacgttctctgttCTACTATAGAAAAGATTTTAAAGATGGTATATTCTTTTACTGGTGGTTcacttattttacaaataataaatgaacaTGAATACTTTTTCATGGCTTCTTGAATGTAAGACTTAAGTATAggtttaattaattgaaaaaaacttacaaaatcgGTTAATGTATCCCGATTTCTTTATCAATATTAGATAGGCAGTTTcgaatttttgttaaacattgCTTGTATACTGAACCACTTTTCCTTGGGGTGACAATAAATACGTAGATTTTACAATTAGAGCTGACAAATTCTCTTAAGTACAAACAATTTGTTTAAAGAAATTGGTTCATTTATGATCGAATGTAGTCCTTTGAAATGCcataccagagaacgtatatcaaAAATTGCGTTGTCTGCACAgcagttttttgtttgtcaacaCTTTTTTTCCACGTGCTTACCTCAAACAAGTTTGACATTTCGTTTAATTGTGCAATTTCGCGATtttctatacacacacacatggacaGGCATTGCCCCTCATCAGTTTAGCACAGGAGACTCCAcggaaaattgtgtaaatacattcatatatgtctCCCTTGCGCATTTATGTTTGTGTGCAGTGTGAAGATAAGTGAAGCAACTGTCAAAAACGCCTTGTTTGAAAGATCCAAATACAAGTGAATTAACCACCGTTGCTGTCGCGCGGCCACGTGAAGAATTTGCTCGTTTAATAGCCGTGTGTTTCATCCAGATTGTAGCAAATTGATAAAaccattgaaaataaatatattgctgCAAATAAGTgaattgaaaatcaaaaatagtGAATTCAGTAACAGAAATTTTAATATCTCGCCGGTATGTGAAAGCATTGTGAGGTTAAAATCGTAAAAGCGGGCGCGGAAGCTAAGCACTAAAGCAAAAGCACTGACGAGCACGTTGTTGAATTGATATCAATCGCAtgagatattttaaatataagacAGTTTGTAAACCAAACTAATAGTTCTAAAAAAGAAGATATTAAGAATAAAG contains the following coding sequences:
- the LOC105231065 gene encoding probable Dol-P-Man:Man(7)GlcNAc(2)-PP-Dol alpha-1,6-mannosyltransferase; this translates as MDSLLFLTAAAHLFYTPFTKVEESFNLQAMHDILYLRQNFTQYDHHDFPGVVPRTFLGPLVVSILSTPFVILFETLSMNKFWAQYVVRLVLAAVVTASWHNFRRVISKQFGTDVRLWFTIITLTQFHFIFYMSRPLPNVIALPVVLYALAFWLEGQTKPFIICSGIAILIFRSELLIFLGLLLAYDVIFRKVTMSSVLKIALPAGLAILVTTIVLDSFFWRRLLWPEGEVLWYNTILNKSSDWGTSPFLWYFYSAFPRALGASVVLVPIGVCLERRIRPLVLAALAFVLIYSILPHKELRFIVYVFPVLNLAAACACCRFWLNSGKSVWHQILALGAGAHLLINILITVFLLVVSSTNYPGGVALTRLHRLEAQTPNVSVHIANLAAQSGVSRFLQIRDDWHYCKNESITYDAEQIRYYTHLLVEAKNKNNVQLWSTLQKEFEIVEFVDCFNNIGIQYSSFVPIRIKTKPCLAILKRIKPPVDVETKIKTKSEKKAKKKSKKSNEIETVEIVLNEVVEDIKDTEMPKDLHSIEKALNETIEDPQQFVEGEKTTLNDKIDAKASLEDGYVEDWTLEVVDDETFEEPIERSEMQPSSAENPIKVHEAVETSAQKSDTDIQSEETSEQQTKDINFHELHNLALGKVNRKTLATKQKIRQLIEQHYRAKGRHVESSAEKVDKRPATAARQTVKSIIKQERIKEMIEQIATMDLTRICDLEHISTKDCLKQVIDKLDTDDKSAHSN
- the LOC105231067 gene encoding cytochrome c oxidase subunit 7A, mitochondrial, which codes for MSSKNMLNLSRTVVRTLTTSAPRRAAAKNEVEKGYFELKKVQEHFQKHDGKPVFLKGSFVDQLLYRLTVALSLAGIGGMAKLFYDLSVPKSQD
- the LOC105231068 gene encoding U1 small nuclear ribonucleoprotein C, which gives rise to MPKYYCDYCDTYLTHDSPSVRKTHCTGRKHRDNVKFYYQKWMEEQAQHLIDATTAAFKAGKITQNPGVALPPPNMAPPPRPGLMPGAPGMPPMMMGPHGAMPPPMMGMRPPPIMGPMGPMMGPPPPLGALGVRPPMMNGPPPNK
- the LOC105231069 gene encoding deoxynucleoside kinase translates to MQRLIIKRLLGTMTSLKPINAAVPKYGVGTQPFTVLIEGNIGSGKTTFIKHFQKFEDKICAMTEPVEKWRNFKGYNLLELMYIDPDRWAMPFQSYVMLTMLERHTKPTDKPIKILERSLYSAKYCFVENLHKGGLIHDGMYEILKEWYSYVEDITHIQADLIVYLRTTPEVVYERIRKRARSEEACVPLEYIKQLHELHEDWLIRKKVGCNIKVLEIEADLDLSEIDREYKRSENVITASIQQQRPAVTASPSKRSDFLG